A window of Mus musculus strain C57BL/6J chromosome 3, GRCm38.p6 C57BL/6J genomic DNA:
gccatcttgccaaaagcaatctacagattcaaagcaattccatcaaaattccaactcaattcttcagtgttaggaagggtaatttgcaaatttatctggtataacaaaaaaacctaggagagcaaaaactattctcaactataaaagaacctctggtggattcaccatccctgatctcaaattgtactacagagcaattgtgattaaaaacttcatggtactggtacagtgagagacaggaagatcaatggaatagaattgaagacccagacatgaacccacacacctatggtcatttaatctttgacaaaggatctaaaaccatccattggaaaaaagatatcattttcaagaaatggtgctggctcaatggGAGAATGCAAATTAACCCATTCTTGTCTTtgtttacaaagctcaagtctaagtggatcaaggaactccacattaaaccagactcatatagatgagaaagtggggaagaatcttgaagatatggccacagtggaaaaattcctgaaaagaacaccaatactgtaagatcaacaattaagaaatggaacaacaatatgaactaaccagtatcccccagagcttgtgtctctagctgcatacgtagcagaagatggcctagtcaaccatcattgggaagagaggacccttggtcttgtaaactttatatgcctcagtacaggggaacaccagggccaagaagtgggagtgggtgggtaggggagcaggggtgggagggtataggagactttcaagatagaatttgaaatgtaaatgaagtaaatacctaataaatttgggaaaaaaaaagaaatgaaacctcATAAGTTTGCAAAGCATTTGTAAGGCAAAGGccactgccaataggacaaaaaggtaaccaacagattgggaaaatatctttactaatcctaaatctgataaacagctaaTATCCTAATAtcgaatatatacaaagaatcaagaagttagactccagaaaactaaataaccatattaaaaatgcggcacagagctgaaaaaagaattctcaactgaggaatactgaatggcagagaagacctgaaaaaatgttcaacatccttagtcatcagggaaatgcaaatcaaaacaaccctgagattccacctcatagcagtcagaacggctaagatcaaaaactcaggagacagcagattctggcaaggatgtggagaaagaggacagtcttccattgctggtgggattgcaagctggtacaaccactctggaaatcagtttggtggttcctcagaaatttggacatagtactacaggaagatccagcaatacctctccagggcatgtgcccttattacatgttggtacccagaagatgttccaacttgtaataagtacacatgctccactgtgttcatagaatccttatatataatagccagaagctggaaaaaacccagatgtccctcaacagaggaacggatacagataATCTGGTtagtttacacaatggagtactactcagctattaaacacaatgcattatgaaattcttaagacaaatggatggatctggaaggcatcatcctgagtgaggtaacccaatcacaaaagagcaaacatgatatgcactcactgataagtggatattagccaagaagctcggaatacccaagatacaatatggaaaacacatgaaactcaagaagaaggaagaccaaagtgtggatacattgatccttcttagaagattgaacaaaatacacatagaaggatgtgatggtttgtttattcttggaccagggagtagcaccatttgGAGGAGTGACAttgttgtagtaggtgtgtcactgtgggtgtgcgCTTAACACTCTCACCCTAGgtccctggaagtcagtcttccactagcagcctttgaatgaagatgtagaactctcagctctctaCCTGTGCCATGACTGCCccgatactgccatgctcccaccttgatggtactggacggaacctctgaacctataatccagccccaattaaatgtttttataatatttgccttggtcatattgtctgttctcagcagtaaaatCCTGTCTAAGACaaaggagttccagagacaaaaTATAAACCAGACACTGAAGGacagatcatccagagactgccctcctggggatctatcccataaacaaccaccaaaacaagacactattgaggatatccacaagagcttgctgacatgagcctgatatagctgtctcctgagaggctctgccagtgcctgacaaatgcagaattagttgctcacagccattcatttgATGGATCATAGGcaacccaatgaaggagctagagagaatattcaaggagttgaagggctttgcaggaggaggaacagcaatatgaactaaccagtttctcccgagctccctgggactaaaccaccaaccagagaaaacacatggtgggactcagggttccagctgcatatgtagcagaagatggcctagttgtcatcaatgggagggagaggctcttgatcctgtgaagattctatgtcccagtataggggaattccatggccaagaagcaggagtgggtgggttgctgagcAGGGGGTAGGGTTGGGGAAGGGATAGGaggttttaggaggggaaactaggaaaggggatgacatttgaaatgtaaagaaagataatgtctaataaataaaaaagaagaaaattctacTTATTGAGCAAAAGTTTCTACACCGCTAACATTCTCTACTTTCTTAGTGATCCTTTCAAAAAGTTGACCAGTATCTTTTACAGTACAGTAAGGACTATAAGCTTTGCTTCCACAGGGGCTAACTGTAGAGAGCAGATGGCCATGAGATGGGTGATTTACAGAGCTGTTGTTGACTTTCTATGTCATTAATATAGAGTTCTGAGTGAAAGAGAAACATTTTTGGCCACAGAAGTTATCCTGATGCTTAACTGTGCAATACAGAAATGATTTGCTCTGAGATTACTGTTGGACATGGTGCTGTCTTGTTGAACCTTAGGGACTCTGAGTCTCCTCCCTGAGAAGTGTCCCTTGAACACTCCTTGGGCTTTAGGAAATGGTGAACATCAGACTCAGTTCTGCTGTTCCAAAGCATAAGGATTTGTAATGTTTCAGTTTGGCATCTTAACAGCTATATCAAAGAAATAATCACAAATATCTCTTCTTGCCTCGAAGTATGTGTTTGATGTTTCAGAATCCAAGAACCACATTAGCACAACAAAAGGAACCTGAATCTGGGATTTTCTTAATTTCCTATGTAATTCTAAAAATAGCCAGTTGAAAAGCTAGCAACCTCCCCCAACTTTATTGATACCTAAGGCCTAGAGAGGGAAAGTGAAAAGTCCAAAGTCACATGAGCCCTTAGTAAACCAACAAACAGTGATAAAACATTCCCTAAAATTCAGCAGTTTCTCTAAATATGTCATATGGCTTTACTACTTTAGTAGAGTCAGTCTATATACTATGCTCACAGGCAGAGGGTATTATGTGAAGTTGCTGTGTTGAAGGTCTCTTTCTGGGTACATAGCAATCCTGGAATGCATAACCAGTTATTTAGATTCCTTCCTCTTTACATACCATTGAAATTATGATGTTCCTAATGACCCTAACATCACCAGTCAAGAATATATGCATGATTTATCTTTCCTCAAGGAAGAACTAGAACAACTACCAGGGACTATCACTGTCATCATCACAAAATGTGAAACTGAGAACTGCACAGAGAATAATTTCACTGTTACCCCTTTACTTCTCTGGCTAGTCAGAACACCCTGGGAAAGTGGACACAAGTCTCGCCGAAACAAATGGTCAGATTCAATGAGTTATCCAAGGTTTTAAAACCACAATATAGCagctgttttgtttgcttgtttatttgtttctttgtatttgtgtgttttggggTGTTTTTGGCCTGTTGCTGTGTCAGGTAATATTTGGAGGCACAGGGTTTCCCTCTGAATATATGTGACCATCAACCTGCCACAGGAGAGGATACTTAGGCTGCAATTGAGACTATTTCTTAGTAGCCAcaaattgaagaagaaaagaaacattgaCAGCTTATGATCTTAAATATGGTATCTCTAGTTACTGGACTATTATGCTTTGTTTCCACAAGGGAACAGTTCTCAAATCTAATACACAGTGAGTATGGTTGACATTTAAGTAGCTTTCTGATCACTACTGCATATTAGATTCTGAATATGAGGAAAATCTAGAAACTTTGGAGCTGGTGATGAATGAAAATGCTGGTTGCATTTAAGAAATTCTGATACAATATCTCTTATGTATCAGGGTTCTAAGCAGAGACAGTTTCTCTTGGCTGGGCAGTAAGAAGGTAGGCTTTAATGAGATGTAGTTTCCAGGCCAGATCCCAACACTAACTGACTGTGTGGTCTTGGACAGAGCACATGCAGAAGTCACATATTTAACATGCTGGATTGGATAGTATGTGTGATTTTCATGTAAAATTCTCAAAGTCAAGACCTGGTTAGATGCTTCTGTCAGgaaattcaaaatgaaaatctGGCTGCCTCAGGCCTGGTTTTGGAAATCATCCACATGATACTTTTTCCAGGAGGCAAGAAATCATTGGCCCAAAACTTTAATGTCTGCAAGAATAATTCCATCATATAAAATGTTCTCTGACAGTCCCATATCAAGGACTTAGCTTTGTCCCAATACCTAAACCAGAGCTTAGAGTTTCCACAGGGAATGTGGGCATATTGGAAATGTTTGCAGTGTAaaggaaattttaaggaaataagaGATGTACATTATGCCCTGGCTTTGTCACTCTACCCTGATGTGCTTTTcctcttgggagagagaagacacaAAGGTTGTGTGAGACCTCTTTCTTGACAAATTCTTGGAGTGTCTGTTGACATAGAGAGTGGAACTTGTCAGAATGAGGCTCCAATTAGGTGGGGGAAATACTCTCTAGAGGCAGTAGGAAATATCTCACCCCTTAACTTGGCAAGAAAGTCAGTCCTCTGTGGCTTTATATAGTCAATAGGCTGGGGTAGGTTGAGAAAAGTAAGTGCTGTGGAGAAGGCAGATAAAGGTATGGATTTATCCCATTTACAAGTAGGAAAATCTGTCTTCTCAGATTCTTTGCTCCACAGTTGGGATAGAGTGACCCTGAGAACATGTTCACAAAATATTGGGCACTGTGTGGATCTGTTGGAAATATCAGGGAAGAGGAAAACAATGGAGTACTTACCACAGACATACAACTGAGTGCCTCCCCCATACTGAAACTCCTCCTCTTCAGAGTATGTTCTCAAGAACTTCACACAGTAGTAAGTACCGTAGTCAGCAAGTGTAACATTACTGATGTGGATGGAAAAGTCCAGGTTGCTTCTTTTTGTAGCATCTGAAACATTTCTAACTCTGGGGAAGTGCTCTCCTGTGAAACTATATATTAACTGCCGACATTGTCCCATTTTTCTGATCCACTTTATGGGCCCCACAGGAAGCAGGGAGGTCACAGTGCAGTTTAAAATGGTCGACTCTCCAGTGATGACAGAAACTGATTTCTCAGGCTGAATCACCTTCAGCTCTTTTGCAGCTGTTCCTGCAGGAAACATCAGTTAATGTTCATCCTGATGGAAACCCTGTCTCCTCAACTTTTTGATCAAATATTCTCATTTACAAGAAAACATAATGATTGCATGACTCTAATTACAATTCCTCTCATTTGGACTTTTTAGAATAAGAATGtaatacagatgaggaaactgaatcACAGGGTCATTGGGAATTGGGGAGGATTCTGACTGAAGCACCAGTTTGGTTTGGAATCCTCATACTTCATTCATTATCTTCTTGGTTTTCACTTTTTGTGTACATGGAATATGAAACTTCTGTTATAATAGTATTGGATTTATTATGTGTTCTTTGAAACCAATGAGGTATGAATATAGTGAGGTTTACATTTGTTTACAAGATCCTCATGATGGCATTTGCTTTATCAGATTGCGTGATAATGCCATAAACATGTCCCTATATGCAATAACAATCACCCAAACTAAGAAACAAAAGATCTAGTCAAAATAGGTAAGAGACCCACCTGTTACATgtcccccctttccctccctcagtTCAGAGTCCAAAGGCCCAGGCGGCTGGCACCCTCCAGACCTACAATATCCCAACCATTCCCCACTTTCACTACTCAGGTGAACATTTACTGCTCAGGTACAGTCCATAGCAGACAGAAGAGGTAAGAGCTCTACCTACTGTCTTAACCCAGCCACACACACTTGTTTTGAAAGTCAATAACGCAACCCAAAGACACCTCCCTTCCCCAGTTCCATGTATTTTCTCATGGATATGAACAGACATCCAATGCTTAGGTGAATGCCAAACAAGAGAGAATGGGTAAGAGCCACACACACCATCTAAACCCTCCTACTTTCTCCTTTCTAAAAATACTCTGGTTCTGATACCTGCACCAACCATCTGCCTTCTGCTACCATGACCCTACTCCTACACATGCAGATCCTAATATTTAAGTGTAGGCCCTGCTAGTCAGAAAACAGAAGTCCTTCTGGAGCAAAGGGCATTCTAACAACCAGAAGTCCAATCTCCAACTCTGACTAAGACTCCTTGCAGAGACACAAGTCAAGCTAGCCACCAGAAATATGGACCACAGACATCGGaaaaagacagaggaaagagaaactaagaaacaaaatacccatccaACAAAAATAAACTTACAATATGACTCCTAGAACAATATTTATTATAAACACAAATGCTAAGATGGCACTGTAATAATATGTTCAGCAATATCCAGGACAATATGGCATCACAAGATCCAAATGTTCTACTTTAGCATACTTTGTGCATAAATGAAGCATAAGAAATGATCATAATACCAGCTTTTTGAATGTGATAGgggtcttaaaaagaaaatgagaaaactaggaaaacacaaacacaatagAAGGGAAAAATacaaccataaagaaaaaaaatacccaaataGGTGGAGAAAATGAAGACAACTCTTCAAGAACtggaaatgaaaatagaagcaatattGAAAACATAAAGTGAGGCAATCATGGAGATAGAAAATTTAGGTGGGTAAACAGGAACTTCAGATGGAAGTATCATCAATAGgttaaaagagatggaagagagaatctcacacATTGAagttacacagaaaaaaacaaacaaacaaacaaaactcaaaaaaccCCTGATAAATCTCTGAAGGAAAATATCAAATCTAAAGCCACAAAACCTCAAAAATTCtggggcacaatgaaaagaccaaacctaacaataataaaatcagaagaaggagaaaattctTACCTCAAAAgcctagaaaattattttcaacaaaatcatagaagagatTTTTCTAACACAAAGCAGAAGATTTTTATAAATGTATCAGAAgcttacaaaacaccaaatagatcagaaaagaaatacattgccacataataataaaaagccacTAGAcacatagaacaaagaaagaatgttaaaatctACAAGGGAAAACAGGCCAAGAAAGGCATGGAAAGTTTTCTTGCAGACACTAAATGACCACAGATTCTGGCCCAGAATACTTTACCAGCAATACTTTTAATCACCAtagatttagaaaacaaaatatttcatgagaaaaccaaatttaaacaatattcatCCACAAATCCAAATCCAACACCACAGAAGtttctagaagaaaaacttcaacACAATGATAAAAATTGCATCCAAAACAACACCAGAAATAAATAGTAGCATATatgcaaaagaaaacacacacacacacacacacacacacacacacacacacacacacacacacacacactattatccaccaccaccaacaataataacaaaagaatAGAAATTAACAAACATTggttactgtactggctggttttgtgtgtcaacttgatataagctagagttatcccagagaaaggagcctcccttgaggaaatgcctccatgagatccagctgtaaggcattttctcaatttgtgatcaaggatgggagagcccgttgtgggtggtgccatccctgggatggtagttttgggttctataagaaagcaagctgagaagccatgggaatcaagccagtaaataacatcccttcatggcctctttagctcctgtttcctgacctgcttgacttccagtcctgatttcctttggtgatgaacagcaatgtggcagtgtaagctgaaaaaaccttttctccccaatttccttcttagtcatgatgtttgtgcaggaatagaaatcctgactaaaacAGTTACTAGTAGCATTCAATATCAATGGAACTAAATTTCCCAATAAATACAAACAGCTTAACAGAAtgaatgtgaaaacaggatctatCTTTATACTAAATACAATAAACATACTccaacaacaaagatagacactacttcaTACAAAGGGGTGGGTTAAAAAATGCACCCAAATGGCCCAATAAGTAGattggtgtagccattctaatatgaaacaaaacaaacaaaacaaaaccctcaaaattctcccaaaacaaaacaaaaccaaccaaaataaACAGACTTCCAACTAAAATTAATCCAAAGAGATGGGGAAGTACATTTTATagtaagcaaaagaaaaatgcatCAACATCACAGCTCTATTCTGAGCATATATGCCTCAAGCACAGGACACACATTTCTTTGTATAAAGaaattgtgtgtatatgattaaatcacacataaaatcaaatccATTACATTAATAATGAAAGACTACAATATCCCACACTCACCAATGGACAAGTACTGCAGACAAGAACTAAACAGTGAAATAATGGAGTTAAAAAATTCATACTCAAATGTACTTTCTTCACTGCATCTCATGGAACTTTCTTCAAAGTCAAGCACATGCTCAGACATAAAGACAATTTCAACAGATACAAGGTAATTGAAATAAACCTTGTATTCTATAAGACCACCATGTCTTAAAGCTGTatttcaacaataacaaaatcaatgtaaagcctacaaactcatgagAACTGAACAACACATGCTGAATGACAATTGTGTCAGAAAAGAAATAGGAATAAGAAATGAAAGGCTTcctagagttcaatgaaaatgaatgcacaaatCCCACAAACTATGGACTCAGTAAAAGCAGTGCCAATAGGAAAGTTCATAGCCCTCAGCACTTTCATAAAGAGCTTTGGGAGATCTATATAAGTAATTTAACATCACTcatgaaatctctagaacaaaaggaagcaaacacatcCTAGAGAAGACTGcagaataatcaaactgagggctgaaatcaataaaatagaaacaaagagaatcagTGAAATAAAGacttggctctttgagaaaataaacaagattgaCAAACCCTTATTCAAAATGaccaagaggaagagagagagagagagagagagagagacagagagagagacagagacagagacagagacagacagagagagacacagagagagacaaagagagaaagacagagaaagagacagagagatattcAAACTTACTAAAAGTCAGAGAGAAATATACAAACTGataagtcagaaatgaaaagtgaaacaTAACAGCAGACACTGTAGAATTCCCAACAAATATATCTTATTTCAAAGACCTATATTCTACAAAAtgggaaacctaaaagaaatgaacaattttcttgataaatacagcttaccaaagttaaatcaagacatgataaataatttaaataaaactatTACCCCTAAGAAAATATATCATTAAATTTTTTCCTAACCCCAATGAACACAGGGCCAGTTGATTTTAGCATAAAATTCTACCACACTTTCGAAGAGAGAAATTACCGATACTTTTCctattatttcacaaaatagaaacagacagaacatagccaaaataattttatgcagcCACAGTCACCCCAGCAGTGAAACCACACAAAGATGCAACAA
This region includes:
- the Gm9733 gene encoding predicted gene 9733 isoform X1 — its product is MHHLDFRPHTLHRTLLMTLLLGLTGTAAKELKVIQPEKSVSVITGESTILNCTVTSLLPVGPIKWIRKMGQCRQLIYSFTGEHFPRVRNVSDATKRSNLDFSIHISNVTLADYGTYYCVKFLRTYSEEEEFQYGGGTQLYVCEQKTTDTAKIIVASLLGPKLLLVIVSVMYRHKKQKA